One part of the Solea solea chromosome 16, fSolSol10.1, whole genome shotgun sequence genome encodes these proteins:
- the otop2 gene encoding proton channel OTOP2, translating to MRTAAQQIFQTCNKLFSRKTPNSVLEAHPSNIEAAAHLDNIQHISSPSNPPSVGASRQHVHHVDAVMERAHHGGGWLLSGIICMNILILGCSFVAGNAMSGIITSVHLQIFLIVLILLTMLWMLYYIVFTSRKDQAAVFQDSHAGPVWLRVGLVLFGLLSLLMDCFKVVNYVGYLHCDSAVKVAFPVVQAVFLFLQTYFLCRHAKDCVQLHTNFTRCGLTLTLSTNLVLWMAAVTEESIHQTDVPDFNTSVSHKMYRASYGNKQCQCSHSVCDTFKEAFYYLYPFNIEYSLFASAMAYVMWKNVGRLVEDHSHNKIKFRPKDVCVGPVTGTLVVLAGLITFIMYEMYILQEDGEKRDEALLIHFISNIVIVSLMSIYAVVGCIVYRLDCREHVSEKNPTRTLDMGLLVGASMGQFIISYFTIVAVVATGASGYLNALNLAWAVLIVLQLGLQNYFIIEGLHREPFHVMQEAALHTNAHALQEQAEMSVVMETSKTNYFLNGVDELSWKRKILKEVCAFLLLSNIILWIMPAFGARPQFDHPMEIKFYKFTMWAAIVNVGLPFGIFYRMHSVASLFEVYLTS from the exons ATGAGAACTGCCGCTCAGCAGATATTCCAGACCTGCAACAAGCTTTTCTCCAG aaAAACACCTAATTCTGTCCTGGAGGCCCATCCATCAAACatagaagcagcagcacatcTGGACAACATCCAACACATTTCCAGCCCCTCCAATCCTCCCAGCGTGGGGGCTTCGAGGCAGCACGTCCACCACGTGGATGCTGTGATGGAGAGGGCCCACCACGGTGGTGGATGGCTTCTGTCTGGCATCATCTGCATGAACATCCTGATTCTGGGCTGTTCTTTTGTCGCAGGCAACGCCATGAGTGGCATCATTACGTCAGTGCACCTGCAAATCTTCCTCATTGTTCTCATCCTCCTCACAATGCTGTGGATGCTCTATTACATCGTCTTCACGTCTCGAAAGGATCAAGCGGCCGTGTTCCAAGATAGCCATGCGGGGCCCGTGTGGCTCAGGG TGGGACTCGTGCTGTTTGGCCTGCTCAGTCTACTCATGGACTGCTTCAAGGTTGTCAACTACGTGGGTTACCTTCACTGTGACTCGGCTGTTAAAGTTGCCTTCCCTGTCGTGCAAGCTGTATTTCTGTTTCTGCAG acctacttcctgtgcaGGCATGCAAAGGACTGTGTGCAGCTACACACAAACTTTACAAG GTGTGGACTTACTCTCACACTTTCAACTAACCTGGTGTTGTGGATGGCAGCCGTGACGGAGGAATCAATTCACCAAACTGATGTTCCGGATTTTAATACGAGTGTCTCCCACAAGATGTACAGAG CCAGCTATGGTAATAAGCAGTGTCAATGCAGCCACTCTGTGTGCGACACCTTCAAAGAGGCCTTCTACTACCTGTACCCCTTCAACATCGAGTACAGCCTCTTCGCCTCAGCCATGGCCTACGTCATGTGGAAAAACGTGGGCCGACTCGTGGAGGATCACAGCCACAACAAAATCAAGTTTCGTCCCAAGGATGTGTGCGTTGGACCCGTGACGGGAACACTAGTGGTGTTGGCGGGACTGATCACGTTCATCATGTATGAGATGTATATCCTACAGGAGGACGGGGAGAAGAGGGACGAGGCCTTACTGATTCATTTCATCTCAAATATAGTGATAGTGAGCCTGATGTCCATCTATGCTGTGGTTGGCTGCATCGTCTACAGGCTGGACTGCAGGGAGCACGTATCCGAGAAAAACCCCACTCGTACTTTGGACATGGGGCTGCTGGTGGGAGCCTCAATGGGACAGTTCATTATCAGCTACTTCACTATCGTGGCAGTGGTGGCAACAGGAGCCAGTGGTTACCTGAACGCCCTCAACCTGGCCTGGGCTGTGCTGATCGTGCTTCAGCTCGGCCTTCAGAACTACTTCATCATCGAGGGCTTGCATCGGGAGCCCTTCCACGTGATGCAGGAAGCGGCTCTGCACACGAACGCTCATGCCTTACAAGAACAAGCCGAGATGAGCGTTGTGATGGAGACCAGTAAGACCAACTACTTCCTGAATGGTGTTGATGAGCTGAGCTGGAAGAGAAAAATCCTGAAGGAAGTGTGTGCCTTTCTGCTGCTTTCGAACATCATT CTGTGGATCATGCCTGCATTTGGTGCTCGTCCCCAGTTTGATCATCCCATGGAGATAAAATTCTACAAATTCACAATGTGGGCAGCTATTGTGAATGTTGGACTACCTTTTGGAATCTTCTACCGCATGCATTCAGTTGCGAGTCTCTTTGAGGTCTACTTAACCTCTTAG
- the hid1a gene encoding protein HID1 isoform X1, with protein sequence MGSTDSKLNFRKAVIQLTTKTQPVEATDDAFWDQFWADTTTTVQDVFALVPAAEIRAVREESPSNLATLCYKAVEKLVQGAESGCPTEREKQAILNCTRILTRILPYIFEDQDWRGFFWSTVPGAGRAGTDELDDDDGARPLAESLLLAIADLLFCPDFTVQSHKRGPDSVENMQSIDSCEYIWEAGVGFAQSPPLNYIHDLNRTELLRLLLTCFSEAMYLPPSSDNSVLNPWVTFFCSTENRHALPLFTSLLNVVCAYDPVGYGIPYNHLLFSDYREQLVEQAAQILIVTLEHDGGVLHHHHHHHHHPASPSSMEEQEVRHQDHTNNTNPRHVSEIFQIILCVFVQSPGPENLFVNYLSRIHREEDFDFVLKGLARLLTNPLTQTYLPNSTKKIQFHQELLVLFWKLCDFNKKFLFFVLKSSDVLDILVPILFYLNDARADQSRVGLMHIGVFILLLLSGERNFGVRLNKPYSVHVPMDIPVFTGTHADLLIVVFHKIITTGHQRLQPLFDCLLTIVVNVSPYLKSLSMVAANKLLHLLEAFSTSWFLFSAAQNHHLVFFLLEAFNNIIQYQFDGNCNLVYAIIRKRNVFHQLANLPSDPASIHKALQRKRKSPDVISRTSSQETVSMEGSHPAVPAEPGTLKASLVAIPGIDKLTEKSQVSEDGTMVSVPKTAFPHTVLPDQNAVSGTSDTESNSGRDNEDVFYTEAEMERRRLSSASSTSLWAPAPDWVHSWKCKLPLQTIMRLLQVLVPQVEKICIDKGLTDESEILKFLQHGTLVGLLPVPHPILIRKYQANAGTAMWFRTYMWGVVYLRNVDPPIWYDTDVRLFEIQRM encoded by the exons ATGGGCAGCACCGACTCCAAACTGAACTTCAGGAAAGCGGTGATTCAGCTGACAACCAAAACGCAG CCAGTGGAAGCCACAGATGACGCCTTCTGGGACCAGTTCTGGGCcgacaccaccaccacagtcCAGGATGTGTTTGCACTGGTGCCAGCTGCAGAGATAAGAGCTGTCCGGGAGGAGTCCCCTTCAAATTTAGCAACCCTCTGCTATAAG GCTGTGGAGAAGCTGGTGCAGGGGGCAGAGTCAGGCTGCcccacagagagggagaagcaggCAATCCTGAACTGCACTCGCATCCTGACCCGCATCCTTCCATACATCTTTGAGGACCAGGACTGGAGAGGATTCTTCTGGTCAACGGTGCCTGGTGCTGGGCGGGCTGGG ACAGACGAGCTGGACGATGATGACGGAGCTCGACCACTGGCCGAGTCGCTGCTCCTGGCTATCGCTGACCTGCTCTTCTGCCCTGACTTCACTGTGCAGAGTCATAAGAGAGGCCCT GACTCGGTAGAGAACATGCAGTCCATAGACAGCTGTGAATACATCTGGGAGGCAGGGGTAGGCTTTGCACAGTCCCCCCCACTCAATTACATCCATGACCTGAACAG AACAGAGTTGCTGAGATTGTTACTTACTTGCTTTTCTGAGGCCATGTACCTGCCTCCTTCATCAGACAACAGTGTCCTCAACCCATGGGTGACTTTCTTCTGCTCCACAGAGAACAG ACATGCTCTGCCCCTGTTCACCTCTCTGCTGAATGTGGTGTGTGCCTATGACCCCGTGGGCTACGGCATCCCATACAACCACTTGCTTTTCTCTGACTATCGGGAGCAGCTGGTGGAGCAAGCCGCACAGATCCTCATTGTGACGCTCGAGCATGACGGTGGGGTtctccaccatcaccaccaccaccaccaccatcccgCTTCACCATCCAGCATGGAGGAACAAGAGGTACGGCACCAAGACCACACAAACAACACCAATCCAAGACACGTGTCCGAAATCTTTCAAATaattctctgtgtctttgtgcagtCGCCAGGACCGGAAAACCTGTTTGTCAATTATTTGTCAAGGATTCACAGAGAGGAG GACTTTGACTTTGTACTGAAGGGCCTAGCTCGCCTGCTGACCAACCCTTTGACCCAGACGTACCTGCCTAACTCCACAAAGAAGATCCAGTTCCACCAAGAGCTGCTGGTTCTCTTCTGGAAGCTCTGTGACTTCAACAAG AAATTCCTGTTCTTTGTGCTGAAGAGCAGTGATGTGCTGGATATTCTGGTTCCAATACTCTTCTACCTGAATGATGCCAGGGCTGACCAGT CCCGCGTTGGACTCATGCACATTGGCGTgtttattctgctgctgctgagcggGGAGAGAAATTTTGGTGTGCGCTTGAATAAGCCCTACTCCGTCCACGTACCTATGGACATCCCCGTGTTCACTGGGACTCATGCCGACCTGCTCATAGTG GTGTTCCACAAGATCATCACCACAGGCCACCAGCGTCTCCAGCCTCTGTTTGACTGTCTTCTCACTATTGTTGTAAATG TTTCTCCCTACTTGAAGAGCTTGTCAATGGTTGCAGCCAATAAACTGCTCCACTTGCTGGAGGCCTTCTCCACCAGCTGGTTCCTGTTCTCTGCAGCCCAGAATCATCACCTTGTTTTCTTCCTTCTTGAGGCTTTCAACAACATCATCCAGTACCAGTTTGATG GAAACTGCAACCTGGTGTACGCTATCATACGCAAACGTAACGTGTTCCACCAGCTGGCCAACCTGCCATCTGATCCCGCTTCCATTCACAAGGCtttgcagaggaagaggaagtcacCAGATGTCATTTCTCGCACAAGCTCCCAGGAGACCGTATCCATGGAGGGTTCTCATCCTGCTGTGCCTGCCGAGCCTGGCACACTGAAGGCCAGTCTGGTCGCTATACCGG GCATTGATAAACTTACTGAAAAGTCACAGGTGTCAGAAGATGGCACCATGGTGTCTGTCCCAAAGACAGCTTTCCCACACACTGTCCTCCCAGACCAAAATGCAGTCAGTGGAACCAGTGACACGGAGTCAAACTCTGGCCGGGACAATGaa GATGTTTTCTACACTGAAGCAGAAATGGAGAGGAGACGTTTATCAAGTGCATCTTCTACATCCCTTTGGGCTCCCGCACCTGACTGG GTGCACTCCTGGAAGTGTAAACTACCTCTGCAGACCATCATGCGTCTTCTTCAAGTGTTAGTTCCCCAGGTAGAAAAGATCTGCATCGACAA GGGTCTGACAGATGAATCAGAGATCCTGAAGTTTCTTCAGCACGGTACATTAGTGGGCCTGCTGCCAGTTCCTCACCCCATCCTCATCAGAAAGTATCAGGCCAACGCAGGCACTGCCATGTGGTTTCGCACTTACATGTGGGGTGTCGTCTATCTGCG CAACGTGGACCCTCCTATCTGGTATGACACTGATGTTCGCCTTTTTGAGATTCAGAGGATGTAG
- the ush1ga gene encoding pre-mRNA splicing regulator USH1G — protein MNDRYHKAARDGYLDLLKEATRKDLNAPDEDGMTPTLWAAYHGNLEALRLIVARGGNPDKCDIWGNTPLHLAAANGHLNCLFFLVSFGANIWCLDNDYHTPLDMSATKNHMECVRYLDSIAAKQTGLNPKLVSKLKGRAFREAERRIKECMKMQKKHHKRMEQKFHREASEASASDVMSFSSYTGSSVSHKLRNFNAATVSVPYSQATLHATNRGKTKIQKKLEKRKQGDGTFKIYEDGRKSVRSLSGLQLGNDVMFVKQGTYVNPKDRGRRNIRDMFSRDSDDAISRAMSEPNLHGPDMDYSEISTDSGHDSLFNRPGLGTMVFRRNYLSGGMFDLGGRDEASGEMPVRLRSRLQQYPSQDQDSIGSARSLQERNVEDLPWDEVELGLDDDDEPETSSLEVFLATQSMSEFYSIYKREKIDLEALLLCSDFDLKSIHIPLGPRKKILDACKRRLETIEDPDCIEDTEL, from the exons ATGAATGACAGGTACCACAAGGCGGCCCGGGACGGCTACCTGGACCTGCTCAAGGAGGCGACTCGGAAGGATCTCAACGCACCGGATGAGGATGGCATGACACCGACATTATGGGCTGCTTATCACGGCAACCTGGAGGCTCTGCGGCTCATCGTGGCGAGGGG AGGAAACCCTGACAAGTGTGACATATGGGGGAACACGCCACTCCACTTGGCGGCCGCCAACGGTCACCTCAActgcctcttcttcctcgtGTCTTTTGGTGCCAACATATGGTGCCTGGACAACGACTACCACACGCCGTTGGACATGTCCGCCACAAAGAATCACATGGAATGCGTCCGCTACCTGGATTCCATCGCGGCCAAGCAGACGGGCCTCAACCCCAAGCTGGTGAGCAAGCTGAAGGGTCGGGCGTTTCGTGAGGCCGAGCGGCGAATCAAAGAGTGCATGAAGATGCAGAAGAAACACCACAAACGCATGGAGCAAAAGTTTCACAGGGAGGCTTCTGAGGCCTCTGCATCTGACGTCATGAGTTTCTCCAGCTACACCGGCAGCTCTGTTAGCCATAAGTTGCGCAACTTCAATGCTGCTACTGTCAGTGTGCCATATTCACAG GCTACTCTCCATGCCACAAATCGAGGGAAGACAAAGATCCAGAAGAAGCTGGAGAAGAGGAAACAAGGAGATGGGACTTTTAAAATCTACGAGGACGGAAGGAAGAGTGTGCGCTCCCTCTCTGGACTTCAGCTTGGCAACGATGTCATGTTTGTCAAACAGGGGACGTACGTGAACCCAAAGGACCGGGGCCGCCGCAACATCCGCGACATGTTCTCCAGAGACAGCGACGATGCCATTTCGCGTGCCATGAGCGAGCCCAATCTCCATGGGCCTGATATGGACTATTCTGAGATCAGCACTGACTCTGGACATGATTCCCTGTTCAACCGTCCTGGTTTGGGCACCATGGTGTTTAGGAGGAATTATTTGAGTGGGGGGATGTTTGACCTTGGTGGTCGGGACGAGGCCAGTGGAGAGATGCCAGTGAGATTACGCAGTCGACTACAGCAGTATCCGAGTCAAGACCAAGATAGCATTGGCAGCGCACGCAGCCTACAGGAGAGGAACGTAGAGGATCTGCCCTGGGATGAAGTCGAGTTAGggctggatgatgatgatgagcctGAAACGAGCTCTCTGGAAGTCTTCCTGGCCACACAGAGCATGAGCGAGTTTTATTCAATatataaaagagagaaaattgaCCTGGAAGCATTGCTTCTGTGCTCTGACTTTGATCTTAAGAGCATCCACATCCCCTTAGGGCCGAGGAAAAAAATCTTGGATGCCTGTAAGAGGCGGCTGGAGACGATAGAGGACCCCGACTGTATCGAGGACACAGAATTGTGA
- the LOC131475520 gene encoding tripartite motif-containing protein 16-like: MTSLSSKEHLKEVEHGDNIKEETTTRSADSLRPEDVLCDSCMDNPSRASKSCLTCLVSYCEVHLRPHLENAKFQNHRLVDPLHDIESRTCELHHLPLKRFCLLDSCCVCLECEVQGHEGHAMAIIGEARKQIEVEIQRKEEEISQSASAAKKTIEKLQNNSNLIKSSVQESRVLVEQQFARVQATVTEVMNGAMDVLEGEQRQALRQVDGIQAHLDQRSTELMKTLAHVNKMSRIKSDVDFLQEYSEWKKGVADTGLPSVYINCMDRLTSYVHVLTDATQELCDLILSSYRDKLTMFCECGPKSLKPESESSPSAEPETRGDFLKYARSLTFDPDTTHHFLRITEDKRKLTNTSPWQHSYPEHPGRFEYWRQAMSSQSVYLGRHYIEADLSGEGAYVGVTYKSIDRKGEESNCCITGNDFSWCVGRNSQGFFVWHAGVETPVDVGNVSRIGLYVDFHRGSVSFYDVTDVMTLLHKYQADFIEPLYLAVWLSKNDNVVALVDTK, from the exons ATGACAAGTCTCAGCAGCAAGGAGCATCTGAAGGAGGTTGAACATGGCGACAACATAAAGGAAGAAACGACGACTCGCTCAGCTGACTCTCTCCGCCCAGAAGACGTGTTGTGCGACTCCTGCATGGACAACCCCAGCAGGGCCTCGAAGTCCTGCCTGACCTGCCTGGTTTCTTACTGTGAGGTCCACCTCAGACCTCATCTGGAAAACGCCAAGTTTCAGAATCACCGTTTGGTGGATCCTCTCCACGACATTGAAAGTCGCACTTGTGAGCTGCACCATCTTCCTCTCAAGCGCTTCTGTCTGCTggacagctgctgtgtgtgtctggagtGTGAGGTCCAAGGGCATGAAGGGCACGCGATGGCAATCATAGGCGAGGCGCGGAAGCAGATTGAG GTTGAGatacagaggaaagaagaggagatCAGTCAAAGTGCTTCAGCAGCCAAGAAAACGATTGAAAAGCTGCAGAACAACAGCAACTTAATAAAG TCCTCAGTGCAGGAGAGCCGTGTACTCGTTGAACAGCAGTTTGCTCGGGTGCAGGCGACTGTGACGGAGGTGATGAATGGGGCAATGGATGTGCTGGAGGGAGAGCAGAGGCAGGCCCTCCGACAGGTAGACGGCATCCAGGCACATCTGGATCAGAGGAGCACGGAGTTGATGAAAACGCTGGCTCACGTCAACAAAATGTCCAGGATCAAGTCTGACGTCGACTTCCTGCAG GAATACTCCGAGTGGAAGAAAGGAGTGGCAGACACAGGTCTGCCCAGTGTGTACATCAACTGCATGGACCGTTTAACCTCTTACGTTCATGTATTGACTGATGCTACGCAGGAGCTGTGTGATCTGATTCTCTCTTCCTACAGAGACAAACTGACCATGTTTTGTGAATGTG GCCCTAAATCCCTGAAGCCAGAATCCGAATCGTCACCCTCGGCCGAGCCTGAGACCAGAGgagactttttaaaat ATGCAAGGAGTTTGACTTTTGACCCAGACACCACCCATCACTTCCTGCGTATAACAGAGGACAAGAGAAAGCTCACCAACACCAGCCCCTGGCAGCACAGCTACCCAGAACACCCTGGTCGCTTTGAGTACTGGCGGCAAGCAATGTCTTCACAGAGTGTTTACTTGGGGAGGCATTACATTGAAGCAGACCTGAGTGGGGAGGGAGCTTATGTAGGAGTCACATACAAGAGCATCGATCGCAAGGGTGAGGAGAGCAACTGTTGCATCACAGGAAATGACTTTTCTTGGTGTGTGGGAAGGAACAGTCAAGGCTTCTTTGTCTGGCACGCTGGTGTGGAAACGCCTGTGGATGTGGGAAATGTCAGTCGAATCGGCTTATATGTTGACTTTCACCGAGGCTCTGTGTCTTTCTACGATGTAACCGATGTAATGACACTGCTCCACAAATACCAGGCTGATTTCATTGAGCCCTTATATCTTGCTGTCTGGCTGTCAAAGAATGACAATGTAGTTGCTCTGGTTGACACaaaatga
- the hid1a gene encoding protein HID1 isoform X2 has protein sequence MGSTDSKLNFRKAVIQLTTKTQPVEATDDAFWDQFWADTTTTVQDVFALVPAAEIRAVREESPSNLATLCYKAVEKLVQGAESGCPTEREKQAILNCTRILTRILPYIFEDQDWRGFFWSTVPGAGRAGTDELDDDDGARPLAESLLLAIADLLFCPDFTVQSHKRGPDSVENMQSIDSCEYIWEAGVGFAQSPPLNYIHDLNRTELLRLLLTCFSEAMYLPPSSDNSVLNPWVTFFCSTENRHALPLFTSLLNVVCAYDPVGYGIPYNHLLFSDYREQLVEQAAQILIVTLEHDGGVLHHHHHHHHHPASPSSMEEQESPGPENLFVNYLSRIHREEDFDFVLKGLARLLTNPLTQTYLPNSTKKIQFHQELLVLFWKLCDFNKKFLFFVLKSSDVLDILVPILFYLNDARADQSRVGLMHIGVFILLLLSGERNFGVRLNKPYSVHVPMDIPVFTGTHADLLIVVFHKIITTGHQRLQPLFDCLLTIVVNVSPYLKSLSMVAANKLLHLLEAFSTSWFLFSAAQNHHLVFFLLEAFNNIIQYQFDGNCNLVYAIIRKRNVFHQLANLPSDPASIHKALQRKRKSPDVISRTSSQETVSMEGSHPAVPAEPGTLKASLVAIPGIDKLTEKSQVSEDGTMVSVPKTAFPHTVLPDQNAVSGTSDTESNSGRDNEDVFYTEAEMERRRLSSASSTSLWAPAPDWVHSWKCKLPLQTIMRLLQVLVPQVEKICIDKGLTDESEILKFLQHGTLVGLLPVPHPILIRKYQANAGTAMWFRTYMWGVVYLRNVDPPIWYDTDVRLFEIQRM, from the exons ATGGGCAGCACCGACTCCAAACTGAACTTCAGGAAAGCGGTGATTCAGCTGACAACCAAAACGCAG CCAGTGGAAGCCACAGATGACGCCTTCTGGGACCAGTTCTGGGCcgacaccaccaccacagtcCAGGATGTGTTTGCACTGGTGCCAGCTGCAGAGATAAGAGCTGTCCGGGAGGAGTCCCCTTCAAATTTAGCAACCCTCTGCTATAAG GCTGTGGAGAAGCTGGTGCAGGGGGCAGAGTCAGGCTGCcccacagagagggagaagcaggCAATCCTGAACTGCACTCGCATCCTGACCCGCATCCTTCCATACATCTTTGAGGACCAGGACTGGAGAGGATTCTTCTGGTCAACGGTGCCTGGTGCTGGGCGGGCTGGG ACAGACGAGCTGGACGATGATGACGGAGCTCGACCACTGGCCGAGTCGCTGCTCCTGGCTATCGCTGACCTGCTCTTCTGCCCTGACTTCACTGTGCAGAGTCATAAGAGAGGCCCT GACTCGGTAGAGAACATGCAGTCCATAGACAGCTGTGAATACATCTGGGAGGCAGGGGTAGGCTTTGCACAGTCCCCCCCACTCAATTACATCCATGACCTGAACAG AACAGAGTTGCTGAGATTGTTACTTACTTGCTTTTCTGAGGCCATGTACCTGCCTCCTTCATCAGACAACAGTGTCCTCAACCCATGGGTGACTTTCTTCTGCTCCACAGAGAACAG ACATGCTCTGCCCCTGTTCACCTCTCTGCTGAATGTGGTGTGTGCCTATGACCCCGTGGGCTACGGCATCCCATACAACCACTTGCTTTTCTCTGACTATCGGGAGCAGCTGGTGGAGCAAGCCGCACAGATCCTCATTGTGACGCTCGAGCATGACGGTGGGGTtctccaccatcaccaccaccaccaccaccatcccgCTTCACCATCCAGCATGGAGGAACAAGAG tCGCCAGGACCGGAAAACCTGTTTGTCAATTATTTGTCAAGGATTCACAGAGAGGAG GACTTTGACTTTGTACTGAAGGGCCTAGCTCGCCTGCTGACCAACCCTTTGACCCAGACGTACCTGCCTAACTCCACAAAGAAGATCCAGTTCCACCAAGAGCTGCTGGTTCTCTTCTGGAAGCTCTGTGACTTCAACAAG AAATTCCTGTTCTTTGTGCTGAAGAGCAGTGATGTGCTGGATATTCTGGTTCCAATACTCTTCTACCTGAATGATGCCAGGGCTGACCAGT CCCGCGTTGGACTCATGCACATTGGCGTgtttattctgctgctgctgagcggGGAGAGAAATTTTGGTGTGCGCTTGAATAAGCCCTACTCCGTCCACGTACCTATGGACATCCCCGTGTTCACTGGGACTCATGCCGACCTGCTCATAGTG GTGTTCCACAAGATCATCACCACAGGCCACCAGCGTCTCCAGCCTCTGTTTGACTGTCTTCTCACTATTGTTGTAAATG TTTCTCCCTACTTGAAGAGCTTGTCAATGGTTGCAGCCAATAAACTGCTCCACTTGCTGGAGGCCTTCTCCACCAGCTGGTTCCTGTTCTCTGCAGCCCAGAATCATCACCTTGTTTTCTTCCTTCTTGAGGCTTTCAACAACATCATCCAGTACCAGTTTGATG GAAACTGCAACCTGGTGTACGCTATCATACGCAAACGTAACGTGTTCCACCAGCTGGCCAACCTGCCATCTGATCCCGCTTCCATTCACAAGGCtttgcagaggaagaggaagtcacCAGATGTCATTTCTCGCACAAGCTCCCAGGAGACCGTATCCATGGAGGGTTCTCATCCTGCTGTGCCTGCCGAGCCTGGCACACTGAAGGCCAGTCTGGTCGCTATACCGG GCATTGATAAACTTACTGAAAAGTCACAGGTGTCAGAAGATGGCACCATGGTGTCTGTCCCAAAGACAGCTTTCCCACACACTGTCCTCCCAGACCAAAATGCAGTCAGTGGAACCAGTGACACGGAGTCAAACTCTGGCCGGGACAATGaa GATGTTTTCTACACTGAAGCAGAAATGGAGAGGAGACGTTTATCAAGTGCATCTTCTACATCCCTTTGGGCTCCCGCACCTGACTGG GTGCACTCCTGGAAGTGTAAACTACCTCTGCAGACCATCATGCGTCTTCTTCAAGTGTTAGTTCCCCAGGTAGAAAAGATCTGCATCGACAA GGGTCTGACAGATGAATCAGAGATCCTGAAGTTTCTTCAGCACGGTACATTAGTGGGCCTGCTGCCAGTTCCTCACCCCATCCTCATCAGAAAGTATCAGGCCAACGCAGGCACTGCCATGTGGTTTCGCACTTACATGTGGGGTGTCGTCTATCTGCG CAACGTGGACCCTCCTATCTGGTATGACACTGATGTTCGCCTTTTTGAGATTCAGAGGATGTAG
- the amn gene encoding protein amnionless, with translation MLKTPHMLLLLCLVGAANALYKQWIPDTNYENKTNWDKGAVPCGNDIAQFSAQRKVSVFVETLHAVKEMRLPVDGEFILNSGAGFFVLPGQDPGCGQGVATKFKDSDSLQWFDPALWQGAATLDDLQRGNVLFSVHEERVPCQYDDVVFNALSSFKVDTSSSQSSIPVKSVSVLGKKFDSGSEFSQYLSSRTGRLQFHGSSAVTVGNPGCGDPSGCECGNSVNHERICGSVKCAALNCKMPLSPVGHCCEVCGVIVTVHYAGGFNMQTYRQRIHNLFLILPQYKSIQLGISKVSRSQRLLVIFPFGASPEIQVTILDGGDGTQAEALAWDIVKDVRSHGSHLGITEVEFQASSGNSSDQSAGSVGMVVGVVLGVLMIIAFILIAVALVRRGVIQMPSARLSLSSFKRNSDIGELGGPLDQGFANPMFDNLNTLPNIPGLHNSISITQTGGVYFVNPVYDENETDFNG, from the coding sequence ATGCTGAAAACACCGCACATgctccttctcctctgtcttGTCGGGGCAGCGAATGCCCTGTACAAGCAGTGGATCCCTGACACCAACTATGAGAATAAGACCAACTGGGACAAAGGAGCGGTTCCGTGTGGCAATGACATCGCTCAGTTTTCAGCCCAAagaaaagtgtctgtgtttgtggagacTCTGCACGCCGTGAAGGAGATGCGGTTGCCAGTCGATGGGGAGTTCATCCTGAATTCGGGAGCTGGATTTTTTGTATTGCCAGGACAAGATCCAGGCTGTGGACAAGGTGTCGCAACCAAATTCAAAGACTCCGACTCTCTGCAGTGGTTTGATCCAGCTCTCTGGCAGGGAGCTGCAACACTGGATGATCTGCAGCGTGGAAATGTCCTGTTCTCAGTCCACGAAGAGAGAGTCCCTTGCCAGTATgatgatgtggtttttaatgCTCTTTCGTCCTTTAAAGTGGACACCAGCTCCAGTCAGTCCAGCATTCCTGTGAaatctgtgtctgtgcttgGGAAGAAGTTTGACAGTGGATCTGAGTTTTCACAGTATCTCAGCTCACGCACAGGTCGGCTCCAGTTTCATGGATCTTCTGCGGTCACTGTTGGGAATCCAGGCTGTGGGGACCCTTCTGGCTGCGAGTGTGGGAACTCTGTAAACCACGAGCGGATCTGTGGCAGTGTCAAATGTGCTGCTTTGAACTGTAAGATGCCTCTCAGCCCCGTTGGACACTGCTGTGAGGTGTGCGGCGTCATCGTCACCGTCCATTACGCCGGCGGGTTCAACATGCAGACTTACAGGCAACGGATCCATAACCTTTTTCTTATCTTGCCACAGTACAAATCCATCCAGCTGGGCATTTCTAAAGTGTCCAGGTCACAACGTTTGCTGGTGATATTTCCATTCGGTGCCTCACCTGAGATCCAGGTGACTATTCTGGATGGAGGGGACGGTACACAGGCAGAGGCTCTGGCCTGGGACATAGTGAAGGATGTTCGCTCTCATGGCTCCCACCTTGGAATCACTGAGGTTGAATTTCAAGCCTCCTCCGGCAACAGCAGCGACCAGTCTGCAGGCAGTGTAGGAATGGTGGTCGGAGTTGTGCTAggagttttaatgattattgCGTTCATTCTCATCGCGGTTGCCCTGGTTCGCAGGGGTGTTATTCAAATGCCGTCAGCGAGGCTTTCTCTGAGCAGCTTTAAGAGAAATAGTGATATTGGGGAACTTGGTGGCCCTCTTGACCAAGGATTTGCTAACCCAATGTTTGACAACCTCAACACGCTGCCTAATATTCCCGGTCTGCATAATTCAATTTCCATTACTCAGACAGGTGGTGTGTACTTTGTAAATCCAGTTTATGATGAGAATGAAACGGATTTTAACGGCTGA